The Liquorilactobacillus nagelii DSM 13675 DNA window CTAAGTGTGTGATCACACTACGAATCTTATCCGCATAAACCTGATAACTAGTGGTATGTTTTTGGATCTGGCTCAACTTAGCGGTTGATACCATCTGCATAGCACCAGTAATCTGTTCTGTTTTTTTAGTCGAACTGATCCGTCGTTTAACTTCTTGTAATGAAGCTCCCATTAGTATTCACCACCCTTTCTTATTTTGCAGTTGCTTGAAAACCAGCAGCAAAATCTTTTAGGGCACTATCTAATTTATCAGTATCAGGCAAATTGCCAGTTTCTCTAATAACTTTCAGCAATTCAGACTGATTATTATCAAAGAATTCAAACAATTCATTTTGATAACGAATAACATCATCAATCGGAACATTGTCAATAAAGCCGTGAGTCAATGCGTACAAAATCAAAACTTGTTTTTCAACAGCTAAAGGTTCATGCAAAGGCTGCTTCAAAACCTCAACTGTCCGTCGACCACGATTCAACTTAGCTTGCGTTGCTGCATCCAAATCAGAACCAAATTGGGCAAATGATTCCAATTCACGATAAGAAGCTAAATCAACACGCAAAGTTCCAGCAACCTTCTTCATTGCCTTAATCTGAGCTGCTCCACCAACACGAGAAACTGAAGTTCCAGCATCAATCGCTGGTCGAACTCCAGAATAGAAGTTATCACTATCCAAGAAAATCTGTCCATCTGTAATTGAAATAACGTTAGTTGGAATATAAGCTGAAACATCCCCAGCTTTAGTTTCAATGAACGGCAAAGCTGTCATTGAGCCGCCGCCTAACTCGTCATTAAGTTTGGCAGCACGTTCCAATAAACGTGAATGCAGATAAAAAACATCCCCAGGATAGGCTTCACGACCAGGCGGACGACGAAGAATCAAAGAAAGTTCACGGTAAGCATCAGCTTGTTTTGATAAATCATCATAGACAATCAAAACATGCTTGCCGTTATACATAAATTCTTCACCCATTGCAGCCCCAGCATAAGGTGCTAACCACAGCAAAGGAGCCGGTGAAGAAGGACCAGCTGAAACAACAATTGTATAGTCCATCGCACCATAACGACGCAATGTTTCAACCTGACTACGCACAGTTGATTCCTTCTGACCGATTGCAACATAGATACAAATCATATTTTCCTTTTTCTGGTTAATGATTGTATCAATTGCCAGCGAAGTTTTACCAGTTTTACGGTCACCAATGATTAATTCACGCTGACCACGTCCAATCGGCACTAAAGCATCAATCGCTTTAATACCAGTTTGCAACGGTTCTTTAACAGATTGACGCTGCATAACACCTGGAGCCTTTTTTTCAACCGGACGAGTTTGAGAAGTTTTGATTTCTCCCATGCCATCGATTGCTTGACCTAATGGATTAACAACTCGACCAATTAATTGATCACCTACAGGAACTTCCATAATCCGGCCAGTACGTTTAACACTATCGCCTTCACGAATGCCCTTAAAGTCACCTAGAACAACGATACCTACATCGTCAACTTCCAAGTTTTGAGCCATCCCATAAGTTCCATCTTCAAATTCTAGCAGCTCACCAGCCAAGGCGTTATCCAACCCATTAGCTCGAGCGATCCCATCACCAACATAGGTAACGGTTCCGACTTCGTCAACTTTGAGTTCGTCTTGGTAATTTGCTAACTGCTGTTTAATCAGAGCACTGATTTCCTCAGCCTTAATGCTCATAGAAGTTTCACCTCTTTACCAAATTATTTCAATAGCAGCCGCTTAATTTTCGCAAGCTTAAATCTTAATGAGCCATCATAAATGTAGTTATTAGATTTCAAAACGACCCCGCCCATAATGCTTGGATCGACCTGATCTTCTAAAATTACTTTATCGGCTCCAACAACTCTTGCAAATGAAGCTGCTAATTTCTCCTTTTGAGCATCATCCAGTGCAATTGCTGTCGTAACTCTAGCATGAACGGTTTTTTCATACTGATCATTTAAACGAATATATTCGTCAATGATCGCGCTAAGATCTTTTATCCGATTATAGTCAAATAACATTCTTAATAAATTGGCTGTCAAAGGTGAAGCGGCTTTAATGATAATATCCAAAACAGCTTTCTTTTCTTGATAGCTAACTTGTTTGCTAAGTAAAACTTTAATCAAATCTGGATTATCTGCTAGCAAAGTTTTTAACTCTGCTAGTTCTGCTAAAAGCTTCGTTCGCTGCTGTTTTTCTTCAGCTAAGCTAAACAAAGCTTGTCCATAACGCCGGACAACGGTTGCTTTATTTAACTTCATTTTGCTTCCCCAACCCTTCAATGTAAGAATCAATTAAAGCTTTTTGATCTTCCAGCTTTAGATTCTTAACGATGACCTTCGAAGCAATTGCTAAAGATAGTTCAGCAACGTCATCTTTAACGCTTTCCAGCGCATCTTGACGTTCGCGAGCAATATCTTGTTTAGCATTTTCTTTAAGTGCTGTTACTTCTTGATGAGCACCATCAATAATTTTTGATTTTTGCTGCTCGCCATTGGTTTTAGCACGATCAATAATTTGTGAAGCTTCAACATGAGAATCTTTCAACGCTGCTTGGCGCTGATCTGCTAGTTTTTCAGCCTCTGCTCGTGATTTTTCAGCATTATCAATATCTGAAGCAATCTTTTCGGCACGTTTCTCCATCATTGAAGTAACTGGGCCCCAAGCGAAATGTTTGATCAAAGCAACTAAAACTAAAAATAATACCAAGTAGAAAATCGTGTCACCCCAGTAAATACCACTGGCAGCACCTAATAAAAATTCTGCGCTCATTGATTGACACCTCCTATTTTGTCAAATCGTAATAACATCGAACAGTTACTACTTGGCAAGCAAGAGGAATGAAATAACGATGGCGATAATCGGCACAGCTTCAACCAAACCAACACCGATAAACATATTAGTTCTTAGTTTACCTTCTAATTCAGGCTGACGAGCCATACCTTCAAGCATCTTAGCGATAACCAAGCCATCACCAATCGCACCACCAATCGCCGCACCGGCTGCAGCTAAACCTGCACCAATCAAAGCTAATGAAGTCATAATAAAAATCCTCCTTAATTACTCTTTTTCAACTTTTTGAGAAATATAAACCATTGTCAATGTGACAAATACGTAGGCTTGGATACTTCCAATAAAGACCGAGAAGCCTTGCCAGATAATTTCAAGTGGCACTGCCGGAACAAATGAAGCAATTCCATAAGCCTTGCTGAATTGATAAATCAACTTCAGCAGAACCTCGCCGGAATAGATATTACCATACAGACGAAGAGCTAGAGTCAAGAAATTCGTAAATTCCTCTAAGATGCTGATTGGCAGCAAGAACGGAATCGGACTCAAATAAGTATTTTTAAAATACCCTTTAAAGCCGAATTTTTTAACTCCAAGAAAATGAGCCAATAACAAAACCATAAATGCCAATGTCATAGTTGTCATTACATTCGCAGTTGGGCTTTTAACGTAGGTGACATTATTAACTGTAATCTGCAGCATCAAGCCAAGTTGGTTCGACACAAAAATAAAAGAAAACAGTGTAAAAATCAATAGGCCAAATTTTTGGCTGTCTCGATTCGGCATTGTACTTTTGATTATGCTATTGGTAAAATCGATGATCCACTCAATCACGTTCTGCTTTCCAGTTGGCTTCATTTCAATTCTTCTTGCGAGAAAGAACATTAAAAAGAAAACAATGGCCGCCGCAATTAAGCCCGGAACATCATTTCCTAAATTGAAAGGAATGCCAAAAAAAGTCTGAACATTAGCTCCTTCGTTCACTAAGTTTCACCTCTTTTCACTCCAGATGCATCGCCCAGCGACATAAAGAAAGTTACAACAAGTTCCAAAGATTCCAATCTCTGAATACAATGAGAATGATACCACCATTTTACAAAAAACACAAAATGTTTTTAAAAGCAAAGAAGCGCTTTCTGTAGCTTTTTATCAGCTTAAATTTCAGAAAATCAGGTCAAAAAGAAGTTTATTTTCGACGTTTTTTCATGAATTTGTGCATTGATTCGCAAATTGAATGAAAAATGACCAATTAGTTTGCAAAAAAACAGTTAAGAAATACTTATATTTCTTAACTGTCGTTACCATAATTCAGTATTCAATTAATCCAACCAAAAGCTGATCAGCCTGCACCTAGCAGTGCAACAACCATATTTTAGCTAGACGTACTTTCAAGCCTTTAGAGCTCAGGTTTTACGCGAATAACTAAATATCGCAATGAAGCTATCCTGTTTCACTTTGCAGTTCAGCAACAGCACGCAAATCGTGGCTTTGATAAGAATTGTCAAAGTGGAATATAATTAACTACCTAATTAAGAACAGGCGGTTGCTGCCTTAATTTGCATTAGATTATTATTTTGTT harbors:
- the atpA gene encoding F0F1 ATP synthase subunit alpha: MSIKAEEISALIKQQLANYQDELKVDEVGTVTYVGDGIARANGLDNALAGELLEFEDGTYGMAQNLEVDDVGIVVLGDFKGIREGDSVKRTGRIMEVPVGDQLIGRVVNPLGQAIDGMGEIKTSQTRPVEKKAPGVMQRQSVKEPLQTGIKAIDALVPIGRGQRELIIGDRKTGKTSLAIDTIINQKKENMICIYVAIGQKESTVRSQVETLRRYGAMDYTIVVSAGPSSPAPLLWLAPYAGAAMGEEFMYNGKHVLIVYDDLSKQADAYRELSLILRRPPGREAYPGDVFYLHSRLLERAAKLNDELGGGSMTALPFIETKAGDVSAYIPTNVISITDGQIFLDSDNFYSGVRPAIDAGTSVSRVGGAAQIKAMKKVAGTLRVDLASYRELESFAQFGSDLDAATQAKLNRGRRTVEVLKQPLHEPLAVEKQVLILYALTHGFIDNVPIDDVIRYQNELFEFFDNNQSELLKVIRETGNLPDTDKLDSALKDFAAGFQATAK
- the atpH gene encoding ATP synthase F1 subunit delta, which gives rise to MKLNKATVVRRYGQALFSLAEEKQQRTKLLAELAELKTLLADNPDLIKVLLSKQVSYQEKKAVLDIIIKAASPLTANLLRMLFDYNRIKDLSAIIDEYIRLNDQYEKTVHARVTTAIALDDAQKEKLAASFARVVGADKVILEDQVDPSIMGGVVLKSNNYIYDGSLRFKLAKIKRLLLK
- the atpF gene encoding F0F1 ATP synthase subunit B — encoded protein: MSAEFLLGAASGIYWGDTIFYLVLFLVLVALIKHFAWGPVTSMMEKRAEKIASDIDNAEKSRAEAEKLADQRQAALKDSHVEASQIIDRAKTNGEQQKSKIIDGAHQEVTALKENAKQDIARERQDALESVKDDVAELSLAIASKVIVKNLKLEDQKALIDSYIEGLGKQNEVK
- the atpE gene encoding F0F1 ATP synthase subunit C; its protein translation is MTSLALIGAGLAAAGAAIGGAIGDGLVIAKMLEGMARQPELEGKLRTNMFIGVGLVEAVPIIAIVISFLLLAK
- the atpB gene encoding F0F1 ATP synthase subunit A produces the protein MNEGANVQTFFGIPFNLGNDVPGLIAAAIVFFLMFFLARRIEMKPTGKQNVIEWIIDFTNSIIKSTMPNRDSQKFGLLIFTLFSFIFVSNQLGLMLQITVNNVTYVKSPTANVMTTMTLAFMVLLLAHFLGVKKFGFKGYFKNTYLSPIPFLLPISILEEFTNFLTLALRLYGNIYSGEVLLKLIYQFSKAYGIASFVPAVPLEIIWQGFSVFIGSIQAYVFVTLTMVYISQKVEKE